A portion of the Gammaproteobacteria bacterium genome contains these proteins:
- a CDS encoding DNA adenine methylase: MQSKLAYNIVALKGKNGIPISPIPAVNVASVPQRSPLRYPGGKTWLVPHIRAWLGSFAQPPPLLVEPFAGGGIVSLTAVMEGLADHCLMTEIDHDVAAFWHAVIHHGPALCDRILRFQPTRTAVEELLNSTPTDVLEHGFRTLVLNRTRRGGILAPGASLSRTGENGKGIASRWYSWTIVRRIKAIGAHADRIRFCETDGLAFLKTIVELSDTKIAAFIDPPYTAGGKRAGRRLYAHNDIDHSRLFQILADSNADFLMTYDQSPEILALVRRHRFHAVQVLMKNTHHARIPEIVITPKPVFEQ, translated from the coding sequence CGGCAGTCAACGTCGCTTCCGTGCCGCAGCGCAGCCCATTGCGTTATCCTGGCGGTAAAACCTGGCTGGTGCCTCATATCCGCGCCTGGCTTGGCTCTTTCGCGCAGCCGCCGCCACTGCTCGTAGAACCATTTGCCGGAGGCGGGATCGTATCGCTCACTGCGGTAATGGAGGGCTTGGCGGATCATTGCCTCATGACCGAGATAGATCATGACGTAGCGGCCTTTTGGCATGCCGTCATACACCACGGCCCCGCTCTTTGCGACAGAATTTTGCGCTTCCAACCTACACGTACCGCCGTGGAAGAGCTCTTGAACAGCACCCCGACCGACGTGCTGGAACACGGATTCCGCACCCTCGTACTCAACCGCACGCGCCGCGGCGGCATACTCGCCCCGGGGGCATCTCTGTCGCGTACCGGCGAAAACGGGAAAGGAATTGCATCGCGTTGGTATTCCTGGACTATCGTGCGGCGCATAAAAGCGATCGGAGCGCACGCCGACCGCATCCGTTTCTGCGAAACGGACGGACTCGCCTTCCTCAAGACCATTGTCGAGCTCTCCGACACCAAGATCGCAGCCTTCATTGACCCGCCATATACCGCAGGCGGCAAACGCGCCGGCCGGCGACTTTACGCGCACAACGACATTGACCATTCGCGCCTCTTCCAAATTCTTGCTGACAGCAACGCCGATTTCCTGATGACCTATGACCAGTCGCCCGAGATCCTGGCCCTCGTTCGCAGACACCGGTTCCATGCAGTCCAGGTGCTGATGAAGAACACGCATCACGCTCGGATACCAGAGATCGTTATCACGCCGAAACCCGTATTCGAACAGTGA